A genomic region of Oenanthe melanoleuca isolate GR-GAL-2019-014 chromosome 25, OMel1.0, whole genome shotgun sequence contains the following coding sequences:
- the SYCE2 gene encoding synaptonemal complex central element protein 2 encodes MSRKELESPEPEVAAGDGPIPADLGEDESPGKDPDRPCAEPALSHRSSLYFASLADTMEGLKQQARDVCNRLTDTRREDQTLLNGFRDNLLLKVSELTEQLDERLFRSYDFHNKLMEERLQELSEVTERSEKVHAELRHICCTLEAVYQDLCLPED; translated from the exons ATGTCACGGAAGGAGTTGGAGAGTCCCGAGCCGGAGGTGGCGGCGGGGGACGGGCCCATCCCGGCGGATTTGGGTGAGGACGAATCCCCCGGCAAGGATCCGGACAG gccGTGTGCGGAGCCAGCGCTGAGCCACCGCTCGTCCCTGTACTTCGCCTCTCTGGCGGACACCATGGAGGGGCTGAAGCAGCAGGCGCGGGACGTCTGCAACCGCCTCACCGACACGCGCCGGGAGGACCAAACGCTGCTGAACGGCTTCAGGGACAACCTCCTGCTAAAG GTCTCGGAGCTGACGGAGCAGCTGGACGAGCGGCTCTTCCGCTCCTACGACTTCCACAACAAGCTgatggaggagaggctgcaggagctgagcgAGGTGACGGAGCGCTCCGAGAAGGTGCACGCGGAGCTGCGCCACATCTGCTGCACCCTCGAGGCGGTGTATCAGGATCTCTGCCTGCCCGAGGACTGA
- the FARSA gene encoding phenylalanine--tRNA ligase alpha subunit, which translates to MTSLCSRVTSRRPPATTCAAPPLSTWRPPRSARCAPHPRWRMRRFPPPGAAAALPAGPGALPAAPRSLPAMAPSVAERLLERLDRAGASEGLCSIAAAAELGVDHQTLVGAVKSLQALGEVIEAEARTATRWELSPEGEEVLRDGSPEVRLFRSLPEEGLPQGEALKLPGGSLGFSKAMANKWVRLDKAAAGGPRVLRAVPSVQDTVQEHLGQVRTGGAQAVPDRDRAELKRRKLLLEMTLKSYWIRKGSAFSTAVARPETELTPEMIATGSWRRLPFKPYNFSSLGLPPACGHLHPLLKVRSELRQIFLEMGFTEMRTDNFVESSFWNFDALFQPQQHPARDQHDTFFLLDPAEAPQLPPGYYTKVKKVHSQGGYGSQGYRYEWKVEEARKNLLRTHTTSASARALFQLARQEKFTPVKYFSIDRVFRNESLDATHLAEFHQVEGVVADRGLTLGHLMGILRQFFTKLGISQLRFKPAYNPYTEPSMEVFSYHEGLKKWVEVGNSGVFRPELLLPMGLPENVSVIAWGLSLERPTMIKYGIKNIRELMGHRVNLQMVYDSPMCRLDV; encoded by the exons ATGACGTCATTGTGCAGCCGCGTGACGTCACGGCGCCCCCCTGCAACCACCTGTGCCGCCCCGCCACTCTCAACATGGCGCCCACCTCGCTCAGCACGCTGTGCGCCACACCCAAGATGGCGGATGCGCCGCTTCCCTCCTCCTGGCGCAGCAGCCGCACTTCCGGCGGGCCCGGGAGCACTTCCGGCAGCTCCGCGCTCTCTTCCGGCCATGGCGCCGAGCGTGGCGGAGCGGCTGCTGGAGCGGCTGGACCGGGCCGGCGCTTCCGAGGGGCTCTGCAGCATCGCGGCCGCCGCCGAGCTCGGAGTCGATCACCAAACTCTCGTGGGCGCCGTCAAGAGCCTCCAGGCGCTGGGCGAG GTGATCGAGGCGGAGGCGCGGACGGCCACGCGATGGGAGCTGAGCCCCGAGGGCGAGGAGGTGCTGCGGGACGGCAGCCCCGAGGTGCGGCTGTTCCGGAGCCTCCCCGAGGAGGGGCTGCCGCAGGGCGAGGCCCTG AAACTGCCCGGAGGCTCCTTGGGCTTCAGCAAAGCCATGGCCAACAAATGGGTGCGGCTGGATAAGGCAGCGGCCGGCGGTCCCCGCGTTCTGCGCGCC gTGCCCTCAGTGCAGGACACGGTGCAGGAACACCTGGGCCAGGTGAGGACGGGCGGGGCCCAGGCCGTGCCCGACCGGGATCGTGCCGAGCTCAAGaggaggaagctgctgctggaaat GACCCTCAAGTCCTACTGGATCCGCAAGGGCAGCGCCTTCAGCACGGCCGTGGCGCGGCCGGAGACGGAGCTGACCCCGGAGATGATCGCCAC CGGCTCCTGGCGCCGGCTGCCCTTCAAACCCTACAACTTCTCCTCGCTGGGGCTGCCCCCCGCCTGCGGCCACCTGCACCCCCTGCTCAAGGTGCGCTCGGAGCTGCGCCAGATCTTCCTGGAGATGGG GTTCACGGAGATGCGCACGGATAACTTCGTGGAGAGCTCCTTCTGGAATTTCGACGCGCTGTTCCAGCCGCAGCAGCACCCGGCTCGAGACCAGCACGACACCTTCTTCCTGCTgg acCCTGCTGAAGCCCCCCAGTTGCCCCCTGGCTACTACACCAAGGTGAAGAAGGTGCACTCGCAGGGAGGCTACGGCTCACAGGG GTACAGGTACGAGTGGAAGGTGGAGGAAGCACGGAAGAATCTTTTAAGAACCCACACCACGTCAGCCAGTGCCCGTGCCCTGTTCCAGCTGGCACGGCAG GAGAAGTTCACCCCcgtgaaatatttctccatcGACCGCGTGTTCCGCAACGAGAGCCTGGACGCCACGCACCTGGCCGAGTTCCACCAGGTGGAGGGGGTGGTGGCCGACCGGGGGCTCACCCTGGGCCACCTCATGGGCATCCTGCGACAGTTCTTCACCAAGCTGG GGATCTCCCAGCTGCGTTTCAAACCCGCCTACAACCCCTACACGGAGCCCAGCATGGAGGTGTTCAGCTACCACGAGG GACTAAAGAAATGGGTGGAGGTGGGAAACTCGGGGGTCTTCCGCcccgagctgctgctgcccatggggCTCCCCGAGAACGTCTCTGTCATCGCCTGGGGGCTCTCACTGGAGCG ACCCACCATGATCAAATACGGCATCAAGAACATCCGCGAGCTCATGGGGCACCGCGTCAACCTGCAGATGGTCTACGACAGCCCCATGTGCCGCCTGGACGTGTGA
- the CALR gene encoding calreticulin, translating to MSPLSLLALVLLGALLAAAGPTQFFREEFGDGDAWTRRWVESKHKPDYGRFVLTAGKFYGDAEKDKGIQTSQDARFYALSSRFEPFSNRDKTLVVQFTVKHEQNIDCGGGYVKLFPASLSQEDMHGDSEYNIMFGPDICGPGTKKVHVIFNYKGKNVLINKDIRCKDDEFTHLYTLVVRPDNTYEVKIDNARVESGSLEEDWDFLPPKKIKDPEAKKPDDWDERAKIDDPEDTKPEDWDKPEHIPDPDAKKPEDWDEEMDGEWEPPVIQNPEYKGEWRPQQIDNPDYKGKWVHPEIDNPEYSPDPLLYSYDSFGVIGLDLWQVKSGTIFDNFLITDDEKLAEEIGNETWGATKDAERKMKEQQDEEQRKKQEEEEKQQKEEEGDDEGDGDEEEEDEEEPEAEPEEGEAAPRDEL from the exons ATGAGCCCTCTCAGCCTCCTCGCCCTCGTCCTGTTGGGAGCCCTCCTGGCGGCCGCCGGCCCCACCCAGTTCTTCCGCGAGGAGTTCGGGGATGGAG ACGCCTGGACCCGCCGGTGGGTGGAATCCAAGCACAAACCCGACTACGGGCGCTTCGTCCTCACCGCCGGCAAGTTCTACGGCGACGCCGAGAAGGACAAAG GGATCCAGACGAGCCAGGACGCCCGGTTCTACGCCCTGTCGTCGCGCTTCGAGCCCTTCAGCAACCGCGACAAGACGCTGGTGGTGCAGTTCACGGTGAAGCACGAGCAGAACATCGACTGCGGCGGCGGCTACGTGAAGCTGTTCCCGGCCAGCCTGAGCCAGGAGGACATGCACGGCGACTCTGAGTACAACATCATGTTCG gTCCCGATATCTGCGGTCCCGGCACTAAGAAGGTTCATGTGATCTTTAACTACAAAGGGAAGAATGTGCTGATCAATAAAGATATTCGCTGCAAG gatGACGAGTTCACCCACCTGTACACGCTGGTGGTGAGGCCGGACAACACCTACGAGGTGAAGATCGACAACGCCCGTGTGGAGTCGGGGAGCCTGGAGGAGGATTGGGATttcctccccccaaaaaagatCAAGGACCCCGAGGCCAAGAAACCCGACGACTGGGACGAGCGTGCCAAGATCGACGACCCCGAGGACACCAAACCtgag GACTGGGACAAGCCTGAGCACATCCCAGACCCCGACGCCAAGAAACCAGAGGACTGGGACGAGGAGATGGACGGGGAGTGGGAGCCCCCGGTGATCCAGAACCCCGAGTACAAG GGCGAGTGGAGGCCGCAGCAGATCGACAACCCCGACTACAAGGGCAAGTGGGTGCACCCCGAGATCGACAACCCCGAGTACAGCCCCGACCCGCTGCTCTACTCGTACGACAGCTTCGGGGTCATCGGCCTCGACCTCTGGCAG gTGAAGTCAGGAACCATCTTTGACAACTTCCTGATCACGGACGACGAGAAGCTGGCGGAGGAGATCGGGAACGAGACTTGGGGGGCCACCAAG GACGCAGAGAGGAAgatgaaggagcagcaggacgAGGAGCAGCggaagaagcaggaggaggaggagaagcagcagaaagaggaggaaggggacGATGAGGGCGACggggacgaggaggaggaggatgaggaggagccCGAGGCCGAGCCCGAGGAGGGGGAGGCGGCCCCGCGTGACGAGCTGTGA